In one window of bacterium DNA:
- a CDS encoding DUF86 domain-containing protein produces EFSGDSRTIDAVIRNLTVVGEAAGHIPEEIIERYPDVPWAEMRGIRNIVVHEYFGVSIPIIWKTVQEDIPSLTPLLQEILEENRD; encoded by the coding sequence AAGAGTTCTCAGGCGATTCGCGCACGATCGATGCCGTCATCCGGAACCTGACAGTTGTCGGCGAGGCGGCTGGGCACATTCCCGAAGAGATCATCGAACGCTATCCGGATGTGCCCTGGGCCGAGATGCGGGGAATCAGGAATATCGTGGTTCACGAATATTTCGGCGTCTCCATCCCCATTATCTGGAAAACGGTTCAGGAAGACATCCCCTCTCTCACCCCGCTTCTACAGGAGATCCTGGAGGAAAACCGGGACTGA